The Christiangramia flava JLT2011 genome has a segment encoding these proteins:
- a CDS encoding P63C domain-containing protein — translation MKFIINEKLQINPEELEQLKALQEKKNQDQLKRFILEQTESKVKDKFSDKELDAKNVKRKILDSIHDLWKINEVDSNILRKPADYEAIFTQDYYREMFRLNNWEFKGVISEKPWQAGRFTNEIIYYRFSQEVLPILRIVNPCVIPGLRKHKHHQFLTPGARIELSRFISEATDVMKQFNDWDSFRIEYCKRYNVPYQLKFQL, via the coding sequence ATAAAATTTATAATTAATGAAAAGCTCCAAATTAACCCCGAAGAACTAGAACAGTTAAAAGCGTTACAAGAGAAAAAGAATCAAGATCAATTAAAGAGATTCATTCTTGAGCAGACAGAGTCAAAAGTCAAGGATAAATTTTCTGATAAAGAACTTGACGCAAAAAACGTAAAGAGGAAAATTCTTGATTCTATCCATGATTTATGGAAAATCAATGAGGTTGATTCTAATATTTTAAGAAAGCCTGCTGATTATGAAGCAATTTTCACTCAGGATTACTATCGTGAAATGTTTCGTTTAAACAACTGGGAATTTAAAGGTGTAATTTCTGAAAAACCTTGGCAAGCAGGCAGATTTACCAATGAAATTATTTATTATCGTTTTTCACAGGAAGTTCTACCAATTCTACGCATAGTTAACCCATGTGTTATTCCTGGTTTAAGAAAACATAAGCATCATCAATTTCTTACTCCAGGTGCTAGAATTGAACTCTCGAGATTTATTTCTGAAGCAACTGATGTTATGAAACAATTTAATGATTGGGATAGTTTTAGAATTGAATATTGTAAAAGATATAATGTTCCATATCAATTAAAGTTTCAACTTTAA
- a CDS encoding ImmA/IrrE family metallo-endopeptidase, with amino-acid sequence MNKFSSDSDEILKRLFDPKPTKVKESLEDLFLDRLDSLDIPKTTALNIMGMSLRTLDGIISGEQKMLDYTNLIKLANFLGIDLEKVATLYLQKIKEVHFVSNDINRTSEKIEFINEKFNLADLKKVGLIKSLKDYDEIESSICKYFGLKNIFEYSEPDLNVAFSSGKRAKRNCSIKNWVYLAEQKCIELRNTNEYTREGLIEYFPQIRWQSMDVENGLVNVIQQLYQLGITVVFIPSFTSLHIRGATFEVNNKPCIALTDYVGFYPTLWFALVHELYHVLFDWDEIRLSNYHISQENQKSLNSQSQNEIEADNFAREYFFSKDKTLEASRFINNHDMIQQYALSNNVDPSFVYVFYAFDAPKNDKYAWGRAKKLNPNIDTLKSKLQYDFGATIPFSEHIKKVRNKIYN; translated from the coding sequence ATGAACAAATTTAGCTCCGATAGTGATGAAATTTTAAAACGTTTGTTTGATCCTAAACCAACTAAAGTAAAGGAGTCTTTAGAAGATTTATTTCTTGATCGCCTTGATAGTTTAGACATTCCAAAAACAACTGCTCTAAATATTATGGGTATGAGTCTACGTACCTTGGATGGAATAATTTCGGGTGAGCAAAAAATGTTAGATTACACGAATTTGATAAAGTTAGCTAACTTTTTAGGCATCGATCTTGAAAAAGTTGCAACACTGTATTTACAAAAAATTAAGGAAGTACATTTTGTTAGTAATGATATAAATCGAACTAGCGAGAAAATAGAGTTTATTAATGAGAAGTTCAATTTAGCCGATCTTAAAAAGGTTGGGTTGATAAAATCATTAAAGGATTATGATGAAATAGAAAGTTCCATTTGTAAATATTTTGGTTTAAAAAACATTTTTGAATACTCTGAGCCAGATTTAAATGTTGCTTTTAGTTCTGGAAAGAGGGCAAAACGAAATTGCAGTATTAAAAATTGGGTATATCTGGCGGAACAAAAATGTATTGAACTGAGAAATACTAATGAATATACTCGTGAAGGATTAATCGAGTATTTTCCGCAAATAAGATGGCAATCTATGGATGTAGAAAATGGACTTGTCAATGTCATCCAGCAACTATATCAATTAGGAATAACTGTTGTATTTATACCATCCTTTACTTCTCTCCATATTCGGGGTGCAACTTTTGAAGTGAATAACAAACCTTGCATAGCACTAACAGATTATGTTGGTTTTTACCCAACATTATGGTTTGCTTTAGTTCATGAGCTATATCATGTTTTATTTGATTGGGATGAAATTAGGCTCTCAAATTATCATATTTCGCAAGAGAATCAGAAAAGTCTAAATAGTCAATCTCAGAACGAAATTGAAGCAGATAATTTTGCAAGGGAATATTTTTTCTCTAAAGATAAAACTCTGGAAGCGAGTAGATTTATTAATAATCATGATATGATACAACAGTATGCTCTATCAAATAACGTTGATCCAAGTTTTGTTTATGTTTTTTATGCTTTTGATGCTCCGAAAAATGACAAGTATGCGTGGGGGAGAGCTAAAAAGCTGAATCCAAATATTGATACGTTGAAATCAAAACTGCAATATGATTTTGGAGCAACTATCCCATTCTCTGAACATATAAAAAAAGTTAGGAATAAAATTTATAATTAA
- a CDS encoding site-specific integrase — protein sequence MPTLKYTLIQTVKQRERKSKEAQLFLRYSHRSKNVHFYTKKIVHKDCWDKKNQRFKRKYPGYLKGNVYLNTYYQKVEDIVNTAFIEEIDPTVSYVKDQFQGRYKSKTVIQNLSFWDFVNEKFMPNARKRLTKNTLKSYKTSIKNLQKYERHARVKLDWHNIDMDFYYDYQDYYLNFLDLKMNGVGKIIKLLKTILNDATDQGYNTNKTYKSKNFKVLKEDVDNIYLNEEELRTLLDLDFSNSKKLEKVRDLFVVGCYTGVRFSDLGQINYQNIQGEYIRIKTQKTGKDVVIPILSEIRPIIDKYQGNLPKPYTNQVMNRYLKELGELAEIDGDFNTYTNKGTQRLKNTFKKWEMISTHTARRSFATNMYLRKWDAISIMKITGHSSEKVFMNYIKVSQEENAKRILELNKNRNNEN from the coding sequence ATGCCAACACTAAAATATACACTTATACAGACCGTCAAACAAAGAGAAAGAAAATCAAAGGAGGCTCAGTTATTCCTTAGATATTCCCATAGAAGTAAAAATGTTCATTTTTACACCAAAAAAATTGTTCATAAGGATTGTTGGGATAAGAAGAATCAACGCTTTAAGCGAAAATATCCTGGGTATCTAAAGGGTAATGTATACCTCAACACCTACTACCAGAAAGTAGAAGACATTGTGAACACTGCTTTTATAGAGGAGATTGATCCTACTGTTTCTTATGTCAAAGATCAGTTTCAAGGCAGATATAAATCCAAAACCGTGATACAAAATTTATCCTTCTGGGACTTTGTAAATGAGAAGTTCATGCCTAATGCACGGAAACGTTTAACCAAAAACACTTTAAAGTCTTATAAAACCAGTATCAAGAACCTTCAAAAATATGAGAGACATGCGCGAGTTAAGTTAGACTGGCATAATATTGATATGGATTTCTATTATGATTATCAGGATTACTACTTGAACTTTCTTGATCTTAAAATGAACGGCGTAGGTAAGATTATCAAACTATTGAAAACCATCTTAAATGATGCAACCGATCAAGGGTACAATACAAACAAGACCTATAAATCAAAGAATTTTAAAGTTCTCAAAGAGGATGTCGATAATATATACCTCAACGAGGAAGAACTTAGGACCCTCCTTGACTTAGACTTCTCCAACTCGAAGAAATTAGAAAAGGTTCGTGATTTATTTGTGGTTGGTTGCTATACAGGAGTTCGCTTTAGTGATCTTGGTCAAATAAATTATCAGAATATTCAAGGTGAGTATATTCGTATTAAAACTCAAAAAACTGGTAAGGATGTAGTTATTCCAATCCTTTCTGAGATCCGACCAATTATCGATAAGTACCAAGGTAATCTGCCCAAACCTTACACCAACCAAGTAATGAACCGATACTTAAAGGAGTTGGGAGAGCTCGCAGAGATTGATGGTGACTTTAATACTTACACTAACAAAGGAACTCAGCGGTTGAAAAACACATTTAAGAAATGGGAAATGATATCAACCCATACTGCCCGAAGGTCATTTGCCACCAATATGTATCTCAGAAAATGGGATGCAATATCTATAATGAAAATTACAGGGCATTCCAGCGAGAAGGTCTTTATGAACTATATAAAGGTTTCTCAGGAAGAGAATGCCAAAAGAATTCTTGAACTAAATAAAAACCGTAACAATGAAAACTAG
- a CDS encoding AAA family ATPase: MRKIDTLQINNFKFFDEQGPIEIGGKHLLLYGENGSGKSSIYWALYTLFEATLKKDTEEIAKYFKHHTAHPQSLVNIHADRIPLPHHPKYNEHFNSFIKVKTKSPSPTEYQLSLLNTNIQNDSVAKEINQASDFISYKVLYKFQDFWNGEKMDLADIFIGHILSYISFPGKDLLRNGVVKTFTNASDMYEEIKKGPGMTTNSKGKKIQVYKYSEENKKFIAFAKHFNNELKNLIDFININAPAILKKLGHNIDFELRFEELKYKKADVNFHFTPFKIHFIITAYAGNPITINRPQSFLNEARITAIAIAIRLTVLRKRINAQAGDILKFIVFDDVMISLDMNNRDKLIDFLLDPSNKFIYDYQILFLTHDRSLFFYLKDKIKNSGNNDEWVYKEMYVNSLSTFERPSINNHPNKIEKAEYYLQKNDYPACGIYLRVLCEEILDRIYPDTSRYEIKKNEEGIYETRLQRLNDKINHLKIFCTEEGLDFNDFKDLKTYKSVILNSLAHNDIESPIYRVELIKILDVLKKLELIKRDVQLAKPNSTFLISFTKKDGKPYIIGITIKDHLMILEKKNEFKRLSSFCKANITYINDDGVETKKINIEKESIKQIVMEKCKELDIDMINIEENMVDRKKMLVKDLLAQ; this comes from the coding sequence ATGAGGAAGATAGATACCTTACAAATAAATAACTTTAAGTTTTTTGATGAGCAGGGGCCAATAGAGATTGGAGGTAAGCATCTTTTGCTTTATGGTGAAAATGGTAGTGGTAAAAGCTCTATATACTGGGCCTTATATACCCTATTTGAAGCAACATTAAAAAAGGATACTGAAGAGATAGCCAAATATTTTAAACATCACACAGCTCATCCGCAATCTCTGGTTAATATCCATGCAGATCGTATCCCATTACCTCATCACCCCAAGTACAATGAGCATTTTAATTCATTTATTAAAGTAAAAACCAAAAGTCCTTCACCCACAGAATATCAACTATCATTATTAAATACGAATATTCAAAATGATTCTGTTGCAAAAGAGATAAATCAAGCATCAGATTTCATAAGCTACAAAGTGCTTTACAAGTTTCAAGATTTTTGGAATGGTGAGAAAATGGATTTAGCCGACATTTTCATAGGTCATATACTCTCCTATATTAGTTTCCCAGGCAAAGATTTACTTAGAAATGGTGTGGTCAAGACGTTTACCAATGCCTCGGATATGTACGAGGAAATTAAAAAAGGTCCTGGGATGACCACTAATTCAAAAGGAAAGAAAATACAAGTTTATAAATACAGTGAGGAGAACAAAAAGTTTATTGCGTTTGCAAAGCATTTCAATAATGAGCTTAAAAACCTTATTGACTTTATTAATATTAACGCCCCTGCAATTCTTAAGAAATTAGGTCATAATATTGATTTTGAGTTACGCTTTGAAGAGTTAAAATATAAAAAGGCAGATGTGAACTTTCATTTTACACCCTTCAAAATTCATTTTATAATAACAGCTTATGCAGGTAATCCTATCACGATAAATAGACCTCAATCTTTCTTAAATGAGGCTAGAATAACAGCTATTGCGATTGCAATAAGGTTAACCGTTTTAAGAAAAAGAATTAATGCCCAAGCAGGAGATATTCTTAAGTTTATCGTTTTTGATGATGTAATGATTAGTTTGGACATGAATAACAGGGATAAACTAATTGATTTTCTATTAGATCCCTCAAATAAATTTATATATGATTATCAAATATTATTTCTGACCCATGACAGAAGTTTATTTTTCTATTTAAAAGATAAAATTAAAAATTCAGGTAATAATGATGAGTGGGTCTACAAAGAAATGTATGTCAATTCATTATCCACCTTCGAAAGACCTTCGATCAATAATCATCCAAATAAAATTGAAAAGGCCGAATACTATCTTCAGAAAAATGATTATCCGGCCTGTGGAATATATCTAAGAGTTCTATGTGAAGAGATTTTAGATAGGATTTATCCAGATACTTCAAGGTATGAAATTAAAAAAAATGAAGAGGGGATTTACGAGACTAGACTTCAAAGGTTAAATGATAAAATAAATCATCTCAAAATATTCTGTACTGAGGAGGGGTTGGACTTTAACGACTTTAAAGATTTAAAAACTTATAAAAGTGTAATTTTAAATTCACTTGCTCATAATGATATTGAGTCTCCGATATACAGAGTTGAATTAATTAAGATCTTAGATGTGCTTAAGAAGCTTGAACTAATTAAACGTGATGTACAATTAGCTAAACCAAACTCTACATTTTTGATATCCTTCACCAAAAAGGATGGGAAGCCATATATAATTGGAATAACTATAAAGGATCATTTAATGATTTTAGAGAAGAAAAATGAGTTTAAGAGACTTTCTAGTTTTTGTAAAGCAAACATTACTTATATAAACGACGATGGTGTGGAAACGAAAAAGATTAATATCGAAAAAGAATCGATCAAACAGATAGTTATGGAAAAATGTAAGGAGCTGGATATCGATATGATAAATATTGAAGAGAATATGGTTGACAGGAAAAAGATGTTAGTAAAGGATCTACTGGCTCAGTAA